From the Catharus ustulatus isolate bCatUst1 chromosome 2, bCatUst1.pri.v2, whole genome shotgun sequence genome, the window GATTGCCTTTTCGTTTTGGGTTGATTGCTATTGTGGTTATTGATCTGTCCCACCCTGGAGAATAAACTGAGAGTACTGAAAAATAATGGCTGATTTTAGAACACATTTATTCACCCTAAAATAACTGGGTTAATTAGGCTACAGGATGGCTATATGGATAGATATGTGAAGAGATAGACAGAATGTCTCTGCTATTTCTTCACAGCTATATAATGGAAAAGATCCACTTCTTTGTTGTGTTTCATATACAACATCCTCTTCAGCTCCCCACCCCCATCTCTCtctcaaacacacacagaaatataGCAAAGATACCAAATCATATCCGAGACCCTCAGAATTTATCTGCTGTAAGTATCAGTGGTCATATCCTACCTGGCTCACACACTTTTTAACACAAACAATAAGACACGACTTTGTGGCTAGGGAGTAATGTGATCCTGAATGCACAGTACCATGCACTTTGCTGGACAGTGATGGTCTATGCCtagaaattcttccttttgtATGTGCGTATGTAATAGCAGCAttaattttagaataaaaattttatattttggaatattttgcgCTCTAGGTCTTTTAATCTGTATGATACTCAGATACAGTTCCCCCTTAGCTGTACAGTCCTGTCAAAACCATTATGTTTATTTGGAGGAGTTACTTTTGGCTTGCTGTCTATCCTCGTTTGCTGTATCAGGATCTATTTCCAGGGTTCAGATGAATGCATTAGCTGCCCTGCTTCCTAATGATACCATGTGAGTGTGTATTGCACCGTGTCCCTATGAGTCCATATAGGcctgaaaatgtttcttaatAGGTGTTGTAACCTGATGTTAGCATGCCTTGAATATCCCTTGTACTGGGATATTCTAGGTTTATCCATTAGAAGTGCTTGCTCTCTAGACATTTCCATTCAAtgctttatatattttatataatgttttaaatgttttatatatTGTATTGAATTTGGGCCTAAAGTCCCTGTTTTAGAGTCAGCTAAAGGTCAAGAGGTAGTGCTCTGCCTTCTCTGTCTCTGagtgcaatttttttcatggtttgCAAGATGAGCTCCTCTTTAGTTGTGAAAGAAAGATATCTGAATATAGCTAAAATAACAGGAAATATTAACTTTGTCTCTTCGCTGCCAATTGTTGTAATAGCTGAGTATGATATAAACTTCCATTCAGCATTTCCAGCCCCAGTCCTCCTATAGTATTGTCATTCAAGATCATTCATTCCTTCACTGCTGCGGGAACATAGACATAGGCAAACTTTTATTATATAATTAGACTATATTGCTAACTAACCCAGACTTGCAATGAGATGGAGTAATATTTGTTTACCTATTCTTCATAAATCCAGACTTCTGAGCACTTAACCatgcagcctttttttttttttttttaatttgcatggGCCTTGTAACTTGTGCTTACTACTCAGCTCCTTAAGAATACAAAAAGGTGTGGAATGTGGGAGCAAAACctacatttctgttttcagaaattttcgTCAACTGGTAGATGAGAATGAGTTTCCTTCTTGgtcccagcaggaaaaatagAAGTTGAGGTAATGTTATGATGGGGACCAGGTGATGAGTGTATGGAAGTAAGACAGGACTTGTAGGAAGAAACAATTTCTTCCATGGGATAAAACTTGGGAAGAAAAGGACATCTCTTCAGGTCAAGTGCCCTGACTCTTTTGCACGTTAAACTTGAGATCTAACCCTTTGGACACTACCAAAAGCAAAGCCcttgctgctctgtgtctgaATGCAGACAGGCTCTTTGTTGTCTCTGGGATGGTAAGAATGGAATAGCCCACAAATTTTCTGACTTCCTGAGCCTGTTCCTACACACCTCCAAGCTGTGCTCTTCTTTGCTCACAACACAGGAGCCTTTCTGGCTTATTGCTTGGGCACAGGATCACATGGCTGGGAACCTGAGACTTGGACATTACCTCAACCTGTGCCTCTGACATCTGTGCGAGACCCCCAGAAGGGGAAGTGAGGCCAAGAGAATGTAGGGTTTACACCTACATCTGCCAGTGACTGCAGCCATCATACTTCACAGGCAGGTGTTGCAGAGCGCTCTCTTCCCCTAAAACATGCCTTCCCAATGGTCAAGAAGGAAATAATatgtttatctttttattaactAAGTCTGCCCAGATTCTGGTAGCATGAATGCTTTTTGGATGGCAGGATTTATAATATCACTCAGGCAATTACATCAAACTTAACACAGCGCCCTGATACTGAACCTAAGAAACAAACCAGTCCCAAAGGAAACCAGCTCCAAAGTTGGTGGAGCCCTGAAATACAGGATTTGAAACCTGTGCATTGAACTATCAAACCAGTGTGTGCTCCCCTGGGGCATGGCAAGTGTATATTTATAGGAAATGGAATTAACAGTGTCTCTGACAGGTTTTCTTCATGGAGCTTTTCAGCTGGTCAAGATTACACTTAGTTAAATCGGTGCGCAAAGTGTCAGCAATAAAAATGGGGTGGAGGGGAGGGTTTTATCTCTCCAGCAAGTAGGAATGGATGACAAAGCCACCAGAGTCAATGGCAGTATTCAAGTTATAGGTAAAATTAACCCCTTGTGGTAAATGAGAAAAAggtttaataaatgaaatagtCTCGGGTTGTAACCTGTCTGCCATTGAGTCTGTATCTGTTCCATGTTTTGAATGACAAGATCTGACAATGAAGCCTTATATAAAAGATTATGGTTGAGGTTTTCTAAAGTAGGGAAAGGACACAAGATTTTTCCTTGATTTCAGTAGAATAAGACCTGCCCAGAGATGAATTAAAGCTGAATTTAAACGAGAAAGAAAACCCAGTGCACTCAGACAGGACATTTGGGTGGCAAAGCCAGACATTTCAAAGAGTGGGGTAGTGAAATAGGTGCTTACAAGCATCAGAATCTATTATACAGCTTGAACTTTGGAACATGTGACCAGACACCAGTCATGATGAGACTGGGAGAAAGTGACAGCAAGGGTCCCGTGTCTGCATTTAGGCAGGGCAGCCAtctgagagcagctggagcaggggagctgTGGTGGAGGGACTGCAGTCTGAGTCTCCCTAGGAAGAGGCAGGTAACCTGTTGAAGCTTCCCACATATGACTTGAGAAGCCTTTGCAATCCATATCCATAAGGTCATCTCTTGTCTGTCTGACAGAAGGAccaacagggaaaaataattaggaaaaaacagcttttatttgATACTTTTATTTATATGCAAAACGCTCACCATTCATGAGAGATATGAAAAACGCATCAGATAGAAACCAGATTTATCTATTTTCACTACAAAATATTGCATTATATAAAGCAACatagacacacaaaaaaaccctgaaaaagaCTAAAATCTTTGGATAGcagatgtgggttttttttttcctcttttgtccCTAAAATGCGCTTCTTGTTCTAAGAGATTCACAGCAAAGAACATGAAAGGTaatagaatttttttggttgtcACAAAGGAAAGCAGTCCTggatttacttttctttcttttttttttctttttttttttaggaaaaaaagtcctTTCCTAAAAATATaccacacacatacacacccACGCTTACTCCCACACACATATATAGCACACTCACAAAGAAACTACTTCCCTTGTAAACGATTTGCAAAGTACTTTTCAGACGCAACTATAGATCAGAATAACaacaagtttttttaaaaaaaactctcCTAGTTAAGTGCTAGTGGTTGTTGATcccaaggaaagaaagaaaaaaggtcaaATGCAttgatatatataaaatatattataaacaAGGAGGGATGGGAGGTTGTAGTACACAAGTGCAATATaattggagggaaaaaataagttaaaaagaaaagaaaatgaacactgTGTTGATCCCAACAAACACTCATAAAGTCAAACATAATATTCCACAGGAGAAAGTGTAAACACCCGACTATAGAAACCAATTGGCACGAAGTATCCAAAGTAAAATCGCCACcactctgaaaaataaataaatcttaaaaaaaataaattgtcaaCTCCTTCTaccataaataaaaaatagttatttttaacTGCACCCATGGGTCACACGTTTAAGGTCACAAGTAGATGTTTTTGGATATATATAAAGGGGCACTTGACAGCCTGAAGAGACAATCTGGTTTTACACTTCTCTTCGAAAAGCGGGCTCTCGACCGGGCGGGAGCCCTCCGGGGGGACACTACAAGCAGCAGGGACCCCCCCGCCCCGCCACCCGCCCCGGGGAAGGCGCTGCCCGCCGCGGCCAAACCCGGAGCGGCGGGACTGGGGATCCTGGGGCTCTGGGCGTCCATCGGGCGCTACACGTCCAGCACGTGGTTGAGATAGGAGATGTAGCAGATGGCGAGGCGCAAGATCTCGATCTTGGAGAGTTTCTTGTCGGGGGGCAGGGTAGGCAGCAGCTTGCGCAGCTCGGCGAAGGCCAGGTTGAAGGCCTCCACGCGGATCCGCTCACGCGTGGCGTGGGCAGAGCGGTACTTGGCAGTAGCGCGGCGCCGCCGGCGCTTCTCCTCCCGGCTCAGCGGCGGCGGGTGCAgcccgggccggcccccgccgcggccctcgccgccgccgccctcgGCGGGCTCCGGGTCGGAGACGCAGCAGCTGAGCGCCTGGGCGTCCGCGCCGCTCAGGGACTCCGGGTCGGAGGGCGCCGAGGAGGGGTGGTCGGAGTCGGCAGCTTGTTCCGGGCTAAGCATCATCTTGGAGGGGGCGGAGGAGCCTTCGCGAGacagagaagcagagagagCGCGTCAGGGCCACGGGCCCGGAATGCAGGGACAAGGCGAGGAGCACGGATACGGGCAGGGAAACGAGGGACAGTCCGGTCCCCGGGCCTTGCCCTCGGCGCAGGTACCGCCCGACCGAAGCGGGCGGAGAGCCGGGTGGACAAGTCGCGGCTCCTTCAGAGAGTAATAATGAGAGCAATATCGGGGATAAACGATACCCTGTCATTTAACCATCCCTTCTATAGCGTTTGACGGCAGTGGAATACACTTCAGTGGAATATACTTCCTGCCGTTATTCCCTGCGCTTCCTTGGGTGTTGAAACAGGCCCAGAGAGCAAcagaagattaattttttttttaaagcaagctAATATCCAGTGTTTCAATATTATGGTGATTgctcctcccccctccccaggcccccAATTTTAATATTGTCCTTTCTTGCCAGCCAGTTTCTGCTTAACCGTTTCTCTTTCTGCAAGGGTCTATGGGATCCAGGCTACAGGCGTGATACTTTTAAATACACTGCTCAAGGCTCCACAAATATAACAAGGCCAGTGGGGAGATTTATTTCCCCAGTCCCTATGGGATCTAATGTATCTGCTAGGCTCTCCCCTCCTCTCATTTCTCTGTgatcctttttgtttttctttttctttctgtcctttcctgCTGCTAATCATGCAGATAGCTATTTGCTAGCGATCATTGGGAATGTTTGGAGAGTTTCCTTTTCCTAAGCataaaattcaaaaagaaacaaaaccccgAAGCCGATGCCGAACTTTTCCATCCCTTTaaattttccctcctctcccctccctgcacgAAAAGAGAGGGaggctaaataaataaataaataaatgcgGATGTgcctttcaaaagaaaattgaatcGTATCTTCTTGCGGCCTCACAGAGCACCATCTGTCATGTAGACAGCAATACAAATCCGAGCGCGTCCGTGGACATGCCAGCATGTAATAAAACAATACATCAGGCAACTAGTGAATAACCTTCGACAcaaatgtgtatgtgtgtgtgtgtgtgtgtgtgtgtgtgtgtgtgtgcatgtgtgtgcagcTGGGGTGTCAAGCAAGGTGGGGAAGAAGCCCAACAGAGGAGGGAACATCACATCCTCCTTCCCCAGAATTAAGATTCCAAAGGTATTTCCACATCAAGTTTCCAGGGGAAGTCCCAGTCCCggttgggaaaaaaacccgctattattattgttgttattaacaataataataacaaccaTCACACGGGCAGGAGGAATTCTTCCCAGGCAGGGCTAGAGCCAAGCCTCTCCTAACGGGGTGAGACACAGGGGACGTGTGGCGGGGCAGAAGGGGCTCCGCCAGGGTCCGAGGCTCAGTGCTCTCCGGGGTGTGCAGGAAGCGAGGATTGGGGAGTGGGAGAGAAGAGCTCTTCCCTCCTTGGAAAAGGGCTGTCTCTTGCCAGGGCTTTTGGAAACACACTTCCTCTTCGATTTTTAATAAGGGAGTGTTAATCAGGCCCACAAGGCAGgggtagggaaaaaaacccattagcACACAAGTCAGGTATCAGTGATCTCGTGGGGCAAAAAGGTAAAGAGGAAAGGTTTAAAATCACCTTTCAACTGACATCCAAGAGAAGTTGCTTATGCAAAAAGAACTCTAGAAGAGGCAGGATTTGCAGGGAAGTTGTATGAAAATGGGCAATTAAAGTGGTGGTTCTTGAAGAAAGTTGCTTAAAGGTTTCTCTACGGTGTGTGTTGaattttttgctttgatttggATTTATTTGTATGGTGGGGTTTGGCGAGCTGATTCCctctactattattattattattattattattattattattattattattattattattacagtaAACCCCTGACCTGCACTAcgtgcaaaagggaaaaatatcgTTAAGGCTGCTTACCTCGGTGGAGTCGTTTGGATGGCCTCTCTTTCCAGGTCCCCTCGCCCCCTCGGCGATTTCTTTACAGATTTCTTTACAGTTCAAATGACTCTCCGGGAGTGGAGcatggaaaaatttaaaaaatctaaatcaaataaaattaattacgAGCAAGAAAGTGTCCTGCTCGAATGGGGAAAGGCAGATCTCATCCCTCGCCGCGGCCTCCAGCGCTCCAGAGATTTTTGTCGTGTTTGTTTGCCGAGTATAAATAACAACTTAAGTTACTTACGATGCATCAGggcagaaaaagcttttcccCATCAAAGTCCTCCTCCTCCCGTTTGTCCGGAGCAGCGGCTGCAGCGCACCGGCGGCTTCGGCTGGTTGGTTTTAGAGGAGGAAAGTGCcccttgcttttcttcctcctcttccccgACCGCGATAAATAACAAAAGCGATGCGGCGACAGCACCGGCACCGTCTGGGATTATTCCCTCTCTCCCACCCCCACAGCCTCTCCTTCCCTGTGGCAGCCCCGCTGCTCCCGGCCCGGGGCGCGGAGCCCGGAGCCCGGGGCGCGGAGCCCGCCGCGGCGCTGCCGGCTTTGTTCCACCGCGGCCCGGCGCACAGGCACGCCGTGGGTCGGGGTAACAATGcgtccctccctcctttcttctctctttttttttccttttttttttgggaggatgGGGGGTTATAAATTGAGGTTTTGTTAAATCACCTGTCCGGCGGAGAGGGGTAGGAGCGAGAGAGACGCCGTCGGAAAATGAATGTCTGGTTTAGTTCTTCTTCTGGTCTTTCAAGAACTGGCgaggggagaaaaataaggATAAACGAAACCCCCATCCGTCCCTGAACTGCCTAACTCCTCCTGCATCCTTCgagtgaaaaataaaggaaaatatgcGAAcgctgaaaaagaaaaactaaatgaAATAAACGAAAATCTCGGCGCGGGTTCGGAGCGGCTGCGAGAGATAACGGCGGTACAGGACAAGGTACTCTCACATGCACAAAAAGAAAGTGCAGTTtctcctcccacccctcccGGAGTGGCAAAGAAGCCAAGGAGGAGTGCGGAAGGTGGCAGGGGCGAGACAAGATAGACGGACTGGAGATGCGTGTGGATCCACTTCTGGTACCAAAGGGTTTTGCCTAGAGATGGTCGGAAGAGATAAAGGCTCAGAGAAAAGGGGGCggcatttttcccctcttaaaTTGGTATTTAATGGGAAAGCCTATTGGACAGAAACCTGGACGAGTCACTTAATTGGACTTGACATCTGTCACAGTGTGGGAGTTTTCACAGCCCAAATATTTTCAGCAGATCAGATTCTCACTGAATCTGTGCCACAAATTATAACAGTCGAGAGCAGCCCATGGTATAAACCCTAGCCTCTGGATATACAGTTTCTAGCCATGCTTGCTGCCACTTCTGTCATCTCTCCCGCCCAAATATTGGATACCCACTGATTTAGAAAACCACCGCTGGCATTTCGCATGTAAGCTAATAAATAAGCTTTAAACATCAATTTGCATCATGTATACCAAGCTTGTAGAGAATCATCAGACTGGTTTCTTAGTTCATTTATTTTGGTTGTCCCCCTGCCCTGtctcccacccacccccaaTCCCAGTGCATGGCAAGTATGGACCTGTCAGAGCCAGGGG encodes:
- the NHLH2 gene encoding helix-loop-helix protein 2: MMLSPEQAADSDHPSSAPSDPESLSGADAQALSCCVSDPEPAEGGGGEGRGGGRPGLHPPPLSREEKRRRRRATAKYRSAHATRERIRVEAFNLAFAELRKLLPTLPPDKKLSKIEILRLAICYISYLNHVLDV